The Leucobacter sp. UCMA 4100 genome window below encodes:
- the sepH gene encoding septation protein SepH, giving the protein MQDLRLIERRDQTLVLESIDGTEFTLEVTEEVVTAVHVITRAQQAKASETKVSPREVQTMLREGNSVIEVAVALNIEEEDVERYAEPINAEFRFILDLALGVPVRADVADQDEPQFFGAVIEARLAKLGATTHAWRTWRDPEDGWMVLLTFTSHDVEHEARWAFEHRKRLLTPITPDAINLSKQGDVGDKLIPTLRAVDRPEERGSFNAVNFEPEAAEEPAEAAENEAPAETEEPVSPHSDFERRQAIEQRTIATEPEPRDLGQTSDLLDALRKRRSERDAQDLELDLDLPETRTQEVIQVTPAASADESAEEGGSTPADEPQPEVKPNVNIWAPPAGPSEAKTEETTAAPKPEAVKSAAAEPAEASEPEPQGDEKRSKKGRQSIPSWDEILFGTRSEDD; this is encoded by the coding sequence ATGCAAGATCTTCGCTTGATTGAGCGGCGCGATCAAACCCTGGTACTTGAGTCGATCGATGGAACCGAGTTCACCCTCGAGGTGACCGAAGAAGTCGTGACCGCCGTGCACGTCATTACCCGGGCCCAGCAGGCCAAGGCGAGCGAGACGAAAGTCAGCCCCCGCGAGGTACAGACGATGCTGCGAGAGGGCAACAGCGTGATCGAGGTTGCCGTGGCCCTCAACATCGAAGAAGAAGACGTTGAGCGCTACGCCGAGCCGATCAACGCAGAGTTCCGCTTCATTCTCGACCTCGCCCTCGGTGTTCCTGTGCGCGCAGACGTGGCCGATCAGGACGAGCCACAGTTCTTTGGCGCCGTCATCGAGGCCCGCCTCGCGAAGCTCGGTGCGACGACGCATGCGTGGCGCACCTGGCGCGACCCCGAAGACGGCTGGATGGTGTTGCTCACCTTCACCTCGCACGACGTTGAGCACGAGGCGCGTTGGGCGTTCGAGCACCGCAAGCGTCTGCTCACCCCGATCACGCCCGACGCGATTAACCTCTCAAAGCAGGGCGACGTGGGAGACAAGCTCATCCCTACTCTGCGTGCCGTCGACCGCCCCGAGGAGCGCGGCAGCTTCAACGCCGTGAACTTCGAGCCCGAGGCGGCCGAAGAGCCAGCCGAAGCAGCCGAGAACGAGGCTCCGGCCGAGACCGAAGAGCCCGTTTCGCCGCACTCCGATTTCGAGCGTCGCCAGGCCATCGAGCAGCGCACCATCGCGACCGAGCCAGAGCCGCGCGACCTCGGCCAGACTTCAGACCTGCTTGATGCGCTTCGCAAGCGCCGTAGTGAGCGCGATGCCCAAGACCTCGAGCTCGACCTCGATTTGCCAGAGACTCGCACGCAAGAGGTCATCCAGGTGACCCCCGCAGCATCGGCAGACGAATCGGCAGAAGAGGGCGGATCGACGCCTGCCGACGAGCCACAGCCCGAAGTCAAGCCAAACGTCAATATCTGGGCACCGCCCGCCGGGCCTTCTGAAGCCAAAACCGAAGAAACCACAGCCGCTCCAAAGCCCGAGGCTGTGAAGTCTGCGGCTGCTGAGCCAGCCGAAGCGAGCGAGCCAGAACCGCAGGGTGACGAGAAACGCTCGAAGAAGGGTCGCCAGAGCATTCCGAGCTGGGACGAGATTCTCTTCGGCACACGAAGCGAAGACGACTAG
- a CDS encoding DUF4193 domain-containing protein codes for MATDYDAPRKSEEDSADSIEALKERVPSQSGSAIDAEDADNPGFELAGADLSDVELDVVVLPQQDDEFTCMNCFLVRHRSQVDHQSDLGPICRECAA; via the coding sequence ATGGCTACCGATTACGATGCACCACGCAAGTCTGAAGAAGACAGCGCCGACTCGATTGAGGCGCTGAAGGAGCGCGTTCCCAGCCAGTCTGGTTCAGCAATTGATGCAGAAGATGCCGATAATCCAGGGTTTGAGCTTGCGGGCGCAGACCTCTCTGACGTTGAGCTTGACGTTGTTGTCTTGCCTCAGCAGGATGACGAATTTACCTGCATGAACTGCTTCTTGGTGCGCCACCGTTCACAGGTGGATCACCAGAGCGATCTCGGCCCTATTTGCCGAGAGTGCGCTGCTTGA
- a CDS encoding DUF3093 domain-containing protein, translated as MAEHTPGTFAERLYPSTSFFLAVLLLIPALTVLFTPYSLQAGIIAGVVAYALVCAIFILTSRKVEVQDGVFNAGGVKIDVKHLGEIEVLDSQQLRVAIGRRLDARAYLCVSGWVHSGVRVTITDPSDNTPYWVVTSRKPKQLAAAIREAQGASTSAA; from the coding sequence ATGGCAGAACACACTCCCGGGACATTCGCCGAGCGACTGTACCCGTCGACCTCATTCTTTCTCGCGGTGCTGCTGCTCATTCCAGCACTCACCGTGCTCTTTACCCCTTACTCGCTCCAGGCCGGCATCATCGCAGGCGTTGTCGCGTACGCACTCGTGTGCGCTATTTTCATCCTGACGAGCCGCAAGGTCGAGGTTCAAGACGGGGTGTTCAACGCAGGCGGCGTCAAGATCGACGTCAAGCACCTCGGTGAGATCGAAGTGCTCGACTCACAGCAGCTGCGCGTCGCCATCGGTCGCCGCCTCGACGCTCGCGCCTACCTGTGCGTGAGCGGCTGGGTGCACAGCGGGGTGCGCGTCACCATCACCGACCCCAGCGACAACACCCCCTACTGGGTGGTCACGAGCCGCAAGCCGAAACAGCTTGCCGCAGCGATCCGCGAGGCTCAGGGAGCATCGACCAGCGCGGCATAA
- the dut gene encoding dUTP diphosphatase, with protein sequence MIERCEVLIKADDIPVYAHPGDAGADLKSSEAVVLQPGERKLIGTGVSIALPDGFAAFVVPRSGLAAKHGITVVNSPGTVDAGYRGEIKVTLLNTDRENAFEVAVGDRIAQMIIMPVTRATFVPVETLPGSDRGAGGFGSTGVRDEGRK encoded by the coding sequence GTGATTGAACGATGCGAAGTGCTCATCAAGGCCGACGATATTCCCGTGTATGCACACCCCGGCGATGCTGGGGCCGACCTGAAGAGTAGTGAAGCCGTGGTGCTTCAGCCAGGCGAGCGCAAGCTCATTGGCACGGGCGTCTCGATTGCACTGCCCGATGGCTTCGCCGCTTTCGTTGTCCCGCGCAGTGGCCTCGCAGCAAAACACGGAATCACGGTCGTGAACTCGCCCGGCACGGTCGACGCTGGCTACCGCGGTGAGATCAAGGTGACGCTGCTCAACACCGACCGCGAGAACGCGTTCGAGGTCGCGGTGGGCGATCGCATTGCACAGATGATTATCATGCCCGTCACGCGCGCAACCTTTGTGCCCGTCGAAACGTTGCCCGGCAGTGACCGCGGCGCCGGCGGCTTTGGGTCAACGGGTGTTCGTGACGAGGGAAGGAAGTAA
- a CDS encoding DUF3710 domain-containing protein, with amino-acid sequence MTEQGSEVHEPEVEAQEVEEELDTTKSAPADRAENGPFDILEVPAMRPYVDLGSIKVPPREGLQMRLDVDEQAKRIVAVSLDFEGSTLQVQAFSAPKSTGLWHEVRRQVGALLTKQKAQFTEREGFLGQEIVTSVRVPEERGGGVTPVRFIGVDGPRWLLRGSITGKAAADPEAAAQVEQLFRELVVVRGDLPMPPNELLPMKVPAGVQGKS; translated from the coding sequence ATGACTGAACAGGGTTCTGAAGTACACGAGCCAGAGGTAGAGGCTCAGGAGGTCGAAGAAGAGCTCGACACGACGAAGTCGGCACCCGCCGACCGCGCCGAGAACGGCCCCTTCGACATTCTCGAGGTGCCCGCAATGCGCCCCTACGTCGACCTCGGCAGCATTAAGGTGCCGCCCCGCGAGGGGCTGCAGATGCGGCTTGACGTTGACGAGCAGGCCAAGCGCATCGTCGCGGTGTCGCTCGACTTCGAGGGCTCGACCCTGCAGGTGCAGGCGTTTTCGGCGCCAAAGAGCACGGGCCTCTGGCACGAGGTACGCCGCCAGGTCGGCGCACTGCTTACCAAGCAGAAGGCCCAGTTCACCGAGCGTGAAGGCTTCCTCGGGCAGGAGATCGTCACGAGCGTGCGCGTTCCTGAAGAACGCGGCGGCGGCGTGACCCCCGTGCGCTTTATCGGCGTCGACGGCCCGCGCTGGCTTCTTCGCGGATCGATCACGGGTAAAGCCGCTGCCGATCCCGAAGCCGCAGCCCAGGTCGAGCAACTCTTCCGCGAGCTCGTCGTCGTGCGCGGCGACCTCCCAATGCCTCCCAACGAGCTGCTGCCCATGAAGGTTCCCGCGGGCGTGCAAGGGAAGTCATAG
- a CDS encoding DUF3159 domain-containing protein, translated as MTDEEREATSPSPEVAPDLPLESASQAEPSPSLVQRGGLAKGISAGLSGEEVSGQGILEAIGGVRGITEALLPGLLYLVMFIITQDARLSVIAPAAIAVAAFVWRLAQRQTLVTSLSGLLGVGICVATTLMSGKGEDFFLPGFWINTAWSVALVISLVVGWPILGFIVGALQGDITGWRRVPKIRRTATVASLLWLTMFLLRLAVQLPLYFAENVAALGVARLVMGTPLFALVILATWLMFRNMPSPERTSEK; from the coding sequence GTGACTGACGAAGAACGGGAGGCGACCTCGCCTTCGCCCGAGGTCGCGCCCGATCTGCCCCTGGAATCAGCTTCTCAGGCTGAGCCATCACCATCGCTGGTGCAACGTGGTGGTCTTGCCAAGGGCATTTCTGCTGGGCTCAGCGGTGAAGAGGTGAGCGGGCAAGGGATCCTCGAAGCGATCGGGGGAGTGCGCGGCATTACCGAGGCGCTCCTGCCCGGTCTTCTCTACCTCGTGATGTTCATCATCACGCAAGATGCTCGATTGAGCGTCATCGCGCCGGCCGCGATTGCCGTTGCCGCCTTTGTGTGGCGTTTGGCTCAGCGGCAGACCCTCGTGACCTCGCTCTCGGGCTTGCTCGGCGTTGGCATTTGCGTTGCCACGACCCTCATGAGCGGCAAAGGTGAAGATTTCTTCTTGCCCGGTTTTTGGATCAACACGGCTTGGTCGGTCGCGCTCGTCATATCACTCGTCGTGGGCTGGCCGATTCTCGGCTTTATCGTCGGGGCACTCCAGGGCGATATCACCGGCTGGCGCCGCGTGCCGAAGATTCGGCGCACCGCAACCGTTGCGAGTCTCCTGTGGCTCACGATGTTCCTGCTGAGGCTCGCGGTTCAACTACCGCTCTACTTTGCCGAGAACGTGGCGGCACTTGGTGTCGCGCGCCTTGTTATGGGAACGCCCCTTTTCGCTCTCGTGATCCTCGCCACCTGGCTCATGTTTCGCAACATGCCGTCGCCTGAACGGACCTCTGAAAAATAA
- the acnA gene encoding aconitate hydratase AcnA, whose translation MTAVNSYGAKSTLEVGGKSYEVFKIDQVPGSSRLPYSLKVLLENLLRTEDGANVTKEHIAALGNWDPNAQPDTEIQFTPARVIMQDFTGVPCVVDLATMREAVRDLGGEPSQINPLAPAELVIDHSVISDVYGTPTAFEKNVEIEYQRNGERYQFLRWGQGAFDDFKVVPPGTGIVHQVNIEYLARITFTREVNGVLQAYPDTCVGTDSHTTMQNGLGVLGWGVGGIEAEAAMLGQPISMLIPRVVGFKLSGEIPAGVTATDVVLTITQMLRQHGVVGKFVEFYGKGVSSVPLANRATIGNMSPEFGSTAAMFPIDDVTLDYMRLTGRPEEQIDLVREYAQQQGMWLNPDEEPEFSEYLELDLSTVVASIAGPKRPQDRIELTNAKTQFENDLKNYAEAANPAKVKDPSGSEYEIDHGAVTLASITSCTNTSNPYVMLAAGVLAKNANARGLKAKPWVKTTLAPGSKVVTDYYEQSGLKSHLEDLGFYLVGYGCVTCIGNSGPLNEEVSAAVRENDLAVSAVLSGNRNFEGRINPDIKMNYLASPPLVIAYALAGSMDFDFDTESLGTDTEGNEVFLRDIWPDPTEVQQIVDSSIDSNMFIEKYAGVFDGDERWTSLNTPDGDIFEWDAESTYVRKPPYFDGMTLELTPVSDITGARVLAKLGDSVTTDHISPAGNIKADTPAGQYLTEHNIAPRDFNSYGSRRGNHEVMIRGTFANIRLRNQLLTDVEGGYTRDFTQEGAPQAFIYDASQNYQAAGIPLVVLGGKEYGSGSSRDWAAKGTSLLGVKAVITESFERIHRSNLIGMGVLPLQFPEGQSADSLGLDGTEHFDITGITELNEGKTPKTVNVTATKADGQTISFDGVVRIDTPGEADYYRNGGILQYVLRSLV comes from the coding sequence ATGACAGCTGTTAATAGTTATGGTGCGAAAAGCACTCTCGAGGTAGGCGGGAAATCCTACGAGGTGTTCAAGATTGACCAGGTTCCTGGAAGCAGCCGTCTTCCGTACAGCCTGAAGGTCCTTCTCGAGAACCTGCTTCGCACCGAAGACGGCGCGAACGTGACGAAGGAGCACATCGCGGCGCTCGGCAACTGGGATCCGAATGCCCAGCCCGACACCGAGATTCAGTTCACGCCAGCCCGCGTGATCATGCAAGACTTCACCGGCGTTCCATGTGTGGTCGACCTCGCAACGATGCGTGAGGCCGTGCGTGATCTCGGTGGCGAGCCCTCGCAGATCAACCCGCTCGCTCCCGCCGAGCTCGTCATTGACCACTCGGTCATTTCAGACGTTTACGGCACCCCGACCGCGTTCGAGAAGAACGTTGAGATCGAGTACCAGCGCAACGGCGAGCGTTACCAGTTCCTCCGTTGGGGCCAGGGCGCCTTCGACGACTTCAAGGTGGTTCCTCCTGGGACCGGCATCGTGCACCAGGTGAACATTGAGTACCTGGCGCGCATCACCTTCACCCGTGAGGTTAACGGTGTGCTGCAGGCGTACCCCGACACTTGCGTCGGCACCGACTCGCACACCACCATGCAGAACGGCCTCGGCGTTCTGGGCTGGGGCGTTGGCGGTATCGAGGCAGAGGCCGCAATGCTCGGCCAGCCGATCTCGATGCTCATCCCTCGCGTCGTAGGCTTCAAGCTCTCGGGCGAGATCCCCGCTGGCGTGACCGCGACCGACGTCGTGCTCACGATCACGCAGATGCTGCGCCAGCACGGCGTTGTCGGCAAGTTCGTCGAGTTCTACGGCAAGGGCGTGAGCTCGGTTCCGCTCGCAAACCGCGCAACCATCGGTAACATGAGCCCCGAGTTTGGCTCGACCGCTGCAATGTTCCCGATCGACGATGTCACGCTCGACTACATGCGCCTCACCGGCCGCCCAGAAGAGCAGATCGATCTCGTTCGCGAGTACGCACAGCAGCAGGGCATGTGGCTCAACCCAGACGAAGAGCCCGAGTTCAGCGAGTACCTCGAGCTCGACCTCTCAACCGTCGTTGCCTCAATCGCCGGCCCGAAGCGTCCCCAGGACCGCATCGAGCTCACGAACGCAAAGACCCAGTTCGAGAACGACCTCAAGAACTACGCCGAGGCTGCAAACCCAGCCAAGGTGAAAGATCCCTCGGGCAGCGAGTACGAGATTGACCACGGCGCGGTAACCCTCGCTTCAATCACCTCGTGCACCAACACCTCGAACCCCTACGTGATGCTCGCCGCCGGCGTGCTCGCGAAGAACGCGAACGCTCGCGGCCTCAAGGCGAAGCCCTGGGTTAAGACCACGCTCGCTCCTGGTTCAAAGGTTGTTACCGACTACTACGAGCAGTCAGGCCTCAAGTCACACCTTGAAGATCTCGGCTTCTACCTCGTCGGTTACGGCTGCGTGACCTGCATCGGTAACTCGGGCCCGCTGAACGAAGAGGTCTCGGCCGCGGTACGCGAAAACGACCTTGCTGTCTCGGCAGTGCTCTCGGGTAACCGTAACTTCGAGGGGCGCATTAACCCCGACATCAAGATGAACTACCTCGCGAGCCCTCCGCTCGTCATCGCGTACGCACTTGCCGGCTCGATGGACTTCGACTTCGATACCGAGTCACTCGGCACCGATACCGAGGGCAACGAGGTCTTCCTGCGCGACATCTGGCCTGACCCGACCGAGGTTCAGCAGATCGTTGACAGCTCGATTGACTCGAACATGTTCATCGAGAAGTACGCGGGCGTTTTCGACGGCGACGAGCGTTGGACCTCGCTGAACACTCCTGATGGCGACATCTTCGAGTGGGATGCAGAGTCGACCTACGTGCGCAAGCCACCGTACTTCGACGGCATGACCCTTGAGCTGACTCCGGTCAGCGACATCACGGGTGCACGCGTGCTCGCGAAGCTCGGCGATTCGGTCACCACCGATCACATCAGCCCCGCAGGTAACATCAAGGCCGACACTCCAGCCGGTCAGTACCTCACCGAGCACAATATCGCTCCGCGCGACTTCAACTCGTACGGCTCACGCCGTGGTAACCACGAGGTCATGATTCGCGGTACCTTCGCGAACATTCGTCTGCGCAACCAGCTGCTCACCGACGTTGAAGGCGGTTACACCCGCGACTTCACGCAGGAGGGTGCTCCCCAGGCGTTCATCTACGACGCGTCGCAGAACTACCAGGCCGCGGGCATCCCGCTCGTCGTGCTCGGTGGCAAGGAGTACGGTTCAGGCTCGTCACGTGACTGGGCTGCAAAGGGCACCTCGCTGCTCGGCGTCAAGGCCGTCATCACCGAGAGCTTCGAGCGTATTCACCGTTCAAACCTCATCGGCATGGGTGTGCTGCCGCTCCAGTTCCCCGAAGGCCAGAGCGCTGATTCGCTCGGGCTCGACGGCACTGAGCACTTCGACATCACCGGCATCACCGAGCTGAACGAGGGCAAGACGCCCAAGACGGTGAACGTGACGGCGACGAAGGCCGACGGCCAGACGATCTCATTCGACGGCGTAGTTCGCATCGACACCCCGGGTGAGGCCGACTACTACCGTAACGGCGGCATCCTGCAGTACGTACTGCGCTCGCTCGTCTAA